The DNA sequence GGCAACCGAGAGCCAGTAAAATATGGGCATGGTGCCCAAACGGGTGAAAATGTTCCGGAACAGGTCCCCGAATTTAAAGTGCGGCCTGCCCGGGAGAAGCTGATGACGCACAATAATGCAGCGCCGGTGCCCATTCTTGCCGGGGTAAGGAGTCATTTGTATCATGATGCCGCGGTATTTTTGTTTTCCTTCCTCGTCGGTTTCAAACAGGGAGCGGTTAGCCAGCATTTCCTTCACCTCATGCCAGTAGCATAATTCCTTGCTTTCTTTCAGCCAGTACATTGGCTCCAGCTCCATCACCAGCGAATAAATGACTCCCATACAGCCCAGGTTCACAAGCAGGCTATGGAATCGATCGTCGTCCTGGATAAGTGTGATGCCGGCTTCAGCATGTTTTTCGGGATCGGTGATGCCATTGGACGGTTCTACACGGAACACGCGGGCGTCAGCACTTACCAGCACGATGGACCGCATCATTCCGTAAAATGCAGGCAGCTCAATGCCGGTACCGTGTGTACCTGTAGACATGGCCCCGGCCAGCGTCTGGTTGTCAATGCCGCCCATGTTCGTAACGCAAAGCCCCCGCTGCTCCATAGCCTTGTTAAAAGCTTCGATGGTAATACCGGCTTCGGCCTCGATAAAATTAGCATAGTCGCCGGCCTTTAAGCAGGAAGTATCCGGCTCTGAGATGCGTTTCAGGCGCCGGAGGTTCAAAAGGTAACCGCCGGTAATCGCTACATTGGAAAAGGAATGGCCGCCCCCGACCGCCCGTACCGGGAAACTGTTCTTTTCCGCTTCCCGGATGATCTCCCGGATATCTTCCAGCGATTCGGGTTCGATGTATTTTAAAGGCTGGGTGCGGTATTTTTTAATGGTGTTTTTCCAGGTTCTCCTTAGTTTGATTACCATAATAAGGCGGTTAGGTTATTTCGCTTAGCACAGCACCATCATCACCTTTAAAGGTATCAAAGCTTATTCGTTTTCGCAAGGTAATTTGCAGGGTCGGTATGCAGGTTCACACCATTCTCAGCGTTCCCAGAACGGAGGCGGCGCTATACCAAGGGAGCGGAGGTAAACATAACCCTGCCCGCGATGGTGTATCTCATTATCAATGAAATAAAGGCATAACCACCATACCTTGCCTTCGTACATACCAAATGCCAGATCGCTTTCCTGAAAGCGGCCCGGTTCAAGTTTCTCCCATATTTTGTTCATATGCGTGGTTGTCCAGTCCCATAACTCCAGGATACCAGCCTTAGTCTTCGGAGCTACGTCCAGGCCTTCCTCTTTTGCCAGGTCCTTGAGTTCTATCCATTGTCTGGTTGCCACTCCGTGCGCCCCCGGCGCGGCCATCTGGTTAAGTTCCGCGGCCAGTTCGCCGAAGGGACGCATTCCGCCGATCGTGTAGGTAAATAATTTCTCTTCCGGAAATGCTTCGATCACGCGACGGGTGAGCGCCCGGTGGCCCTGCCATTGTTCCAAAAGGTCCGAAGGGGTAAGCGTAATGCCGGCAGCTGCTGTTGTTTCTTGTGTGTTCATGACTTTATTTTTTATGATTGATCCTACTGCAAAGAAAAGGCCCTCCGCTGACAACCCTATGTCAGTAAAAAATACTGAAATATTTTTTTCGAAAATGTCCAATTCCCGGAATCCCGTGCATTATTAATGCGTAGTTCAAATTCAAATCATTAAAATTTTAGAACAATGGAACAACGACTTAATGTACATGTAAAAGGACAGCCGGCAATGAGGGCATTGTATGGCATGGCCTCCTACCTTGAAAATTCTAAGGTAGATCGTTCCCTTCTCAATTTGATTCAATACAGAGTTTCCCAGCTGAACGGCTGTGCCTTTTGCCTGGACATGCACTCGAAGGACCTCCGCGCGGAGGGAGAGACGGAGCAGCGCCTGTTCGTCCTCGACGCCTGGAGAGATGCGCCCTTTTATACTGAACGGGAGCGGGCGGCCCTGGCCTGGGCGGAAGCGCTTACCAAACTAAACGGCGGTGTGCCGGATGAAGTTTACAGAGAGGCCAGCTTGCAGTTTTCCGAAGAGGAACTGATCGATCTTACGTTCTCCGTGATAGCGATCAATAGCTATAACAGGGTGAATATTGCCTTCCCTGCGAAGGTAGGAACCTACCAGCCGGGTGCTTTCAAAAAACAAACAATTTCCTAAATTGTCAAAAACAGAAAGGAAATGAAACAGTTCATGTTATTATTCAGGCAGCCGAGTTACGATTACAGCTCGGTGCCGAAAGAAGAGATCGAGCGGGTGGCGCGGAAATGGAAGGAATGGGCGGACGGCATTAAAGCGCAGGGGAACTTCGAAAGACAAGGTTCCCGGCTGGGTAACGATGGGAAAGTGCTAAAGCCGGGCGGGGTTATTTCCGACGGCCCCTTCGTGGAAATCAGGGAGCGCCTGGGCGGCTTTGTTATTATAAAGGCCGAAAGCCTGGAAGAAGCGACCACGCTGGCACACGGTTGTCCGGCGCTGGATGCCGGCGGCAGCGTGGAAGTGCGGCCTGTCATCGTATAACGTAGCATGGAGGCCTCATTAAAACAGTTGTTTCAGCAGGAATTTTCTAAAATGGTTGCCGTTATCAGCAAGCGT is a window from the Anseongella ginsenosidimutans genome containing:
- a CDS encoding FAD-binding protein, with amino-acid sequence MVIKLRRTWKNTIKKYRTQPLKYIEPESLEDIREIIREAEKNSFPVRAVGGGHSFSNVAITGGYLLNLRRLKRISEPDTSCLKAGDYANFIEAEAGITIEAFNKAMEQRGLCVTNMGGIDNQTLAGAMSTGTHGTGIELPAFYGMMRSIVLVSADARVFRVEPSNGITDPEKHAEAGITLIQDDDRFHSLLVNLGCMGVIYSLVMELEPMYWLKESKELCYWHEVKEMLANRSLFETDEEGKQKYRGIMIQMTPYPGKNGHRRCIIVRHQLLPGRPHFKFGDLFRNIFTRLGTMPIFYWLSVALVRYIPKAIPWLINNSLKSLKDRSYINKGYKVLYQGVEYVKIRAYDCEFAFDMKDNAFVDAIDELMDRALYLAKNHKLYQSAPFGVRFVQGSGAFMCPSYHKTACYIDTPFLLHTIGSDEMLNQYQDAMFRFGGIPHWGKIHNRLFNYPGRMAEFYPDTARWLDSYHFFNPKGTFINDFSTRLVTSFEQQKAAL
- a CDS encoding DinB family protein, which translates into the protein MNTQETTAAAGITLTPSDLLEQWQGHRALTRRVIEAFPEEKLFTYTIGGMRPFGELAAELNQMAAPGAHGVATRQWIELKDLAKEEGLDVAPKTKAGILELWDWTTTHMNKIWEKLEPGRFQESDLAFGMYEGKVWWLCLYFIDNEIHHRGQGYVYLRSLGIAPPPFWER
- a CDS encoding carboxymuconolactone decarboxylase family protein, whose product is MEQRLNVHVKGQPAMRALYGMASYLENSKVDRSLLNLIQYRVSQLNGCAFCLDMHSKDLRAEGETEQRLFVLDAWRDAPFYTERERAALAWAEALTKLNGGVPDEVYREASLQFSEEELIDLTFSVIAINSYNRVNIAFPAKVGTYQPGAFKKQTIS
- a CDS encoding YciI family protein yields the protein MKQFMLLFRQPSYDYSSVPKEEIERVARKWKEWADGIKAQGNFERQGSRLGNDGKVLKPGGVISDGPFVEIRERLGGFVIIKAESLEEATTLAHGCPALDAGGSVEVRPVIV